In Salvia miltiorrhiza cultivar Shanhuang (shh) chromosome 4, IMPLAD_Smil_shh, whole genome shotgun sequence, the DNA window AACATAACCAAGTAAAACTTGAGATCTATGCTAAACTTCAACATGTCAACAGAAGcttaaaatttttcttttttctttttccttccaGAAACAGCATTTTTAGAACAATTAATTTAGCTTACAATGAAACATGTGAGAACTTTCATGTTTTATAAAAGAACAGTTTGCACACTGTTAGATACTACTATAATACTTAGGGGGTGCTTGGAATGATGTGGCATGGGGAAGGAATATGGTGGATGCTTGGTATCAAGGAATGTTTGCCCTACAGTGACTTTGATATCCCAAAAGTGGGGATCAGTTGCACTCCTCATAAATGGCAAGAATTAAGATAATGTCCTTAAACCATTCTCGATGCCCCCACTTCTTTCTTGAAGAATAATGAAGGTATATGAGATATAACAGCTGCTACCCCCCAAAAAAGGAGAAAGATACAATGGAACATTTCTTACCTCATAGTACAGCTCAAGAGCATCACGACTGTATGCATTATCTGTATCCCAGGGCAAAGGTGGACTGCCATCAGAGAACATGTATAGAAGCTAAGGATTACATGATTTACTAGCAATTGCATTCGTTATTAAATACTAATAAGAAAATGACAATATTAGATTGACTGAAACTTTCACCAAAAAAGAAGTATATGGCAAGGATATCATGTCAAGATGGACGGAAAACATATCAGTCTCGCAGAAATCCTCAATGATGTCGCTGGACATAACCTCTGCATAGAGAAGCACAACAGGCCAATGGAGAATTTTGTTATTGTCCAGGACTGGTTTTTTAATACCAGTGAGTTCTTGATACATTGCCTTTCCAAGTTTTATCCGCCTATCCTCCAAGGCAGTGACAATATCCTGCATGTTCCCAACTTGAAAGTTCAAAACAGGAATACTTTAGCACTCAAGTTACACCAAAAAATACAAACTCAAAACCTTAGCTGCTGCAACAGCTTTGGAAAGTTCAGCTTCACGTCGTTCATGTTCTGATTTCTTTACATCGATTTGCTTGGCTAGCTTCTTCAGTTCTTCGTTGTCTGGATACTGCTGAAGCCCTTTTTCACAATATGATCTTGCTTCATCCAACAGATTGAGCGACAATGATGCTTTGACTGCCCTATAAAGAGCCTAAACTCCAACAGAGGACTTAGTAACTGACTGAAAAGCTAAGCTTTATACAACGAAATTACAATGGAAGCACAACCTTAACATTTGTTGGACACAACTTAATGGCCTCCTCAGCATCCTGGAGACTTCGTCTGTAATTTCCCATGAGCAGATTCACATGCGCCCTATTGGAATAAAGAATAGAGTTCTCTGGATCACTTAAGGCCTTCTGGTTAATGGCTCTAGTATAGCAATCAATAGCATCTGAGTAATGCTTCTTTCCCTTTTTTACATACTCGTTTCCCTGTTCCTGAAATGGCGCAAAAACAAAATACACGATTTTCCCTTCATCCTTCAACCTTCTTGAGTAGAAACAGAAATATTCTCAAAACTTGTGTTTATGGTCACTCATGGTTCTTAAATCCCCAAATATTATCATATTAACAATTTACACCTACAAGTAACTATAAACCATATTATTGCACGCACCATTCTAAAATCATCTTTTTACCAAAAGATCATAGACTTTTTCACCAGTTATCCCTTCTTTTCTGATCAAAGCAAATGCCAGCCAAAAGGCTTCAAAGGAGTTTCCTTTTTAATAATGAAGGCACAACAAATAGTGATTCTTTTGGTACAAAAGATTTTGGTCATAATTCAAGAAATAAGGCAAATGatgcttcaaaattttacaCTGGAAATAGTTGAGGCTCCAACAGTTTCCACCAAACTAAACTCCATTGCCAACCATCAACTTCAAATTTTACACTGGAAGAAATATTCAGAAAATACTCATCATAAATTATAAGAAttgttttatttaatcaaatatgtCATGACGATGCTTGTATATAAAATGTTTACATATCCTATcgttttttgtatttattaattgaactaatATATATCCTGTCAAAAGTATTTGTAAACTGaacactaataaaataaaaacagaacAATCAAATTAGCGCCAAAAATAGTATTGCTCTGAACCGATAAATCAATCAAATAGAGTAGTGAAACACCATTTAGCATCTCTTTTATACATAGAAATTGCCTTCGGCAGCTAATCGACAAGTACTTTCATCAGGAACTacattataaaaaaagaaaaaaagaaaagaaaaaacaaactcATCGTTACAGTCTATAGCTAATAAATCTTAAAAACACATGCAACGAAGCGAATAATCTGATCTAAGCataattaaacatataaaactAACGAAAACctgaaaatgaaaattgagtaatatagaaatttaaaattggGATGAGAGAGAACCTTGAGCTCAATAGCAGCGGACTCTTTGAGCGCAGCAATAGCCTCAAGATCAATGAGCTCATCGTTGGTCTGGGGTTCAGAGCCAGGATCCATCAACAAAGCCATGGGTTTTCAATCAAGCAAAATATTGAGCTAGATTTTTCTGGAACGACTTGGTAGAAAATCAGAAGCAGGCAGCAGCGGCAGACTACAGTGTTGATTTTGAACAGAAAGTGTTAAATGCTAGAATTATGGGCCTCTTTTGTTGGGCTCATGGATTGAGGGTCCTTTTGATTCTTCACATAAGGCCCAATATATTATTCTCCACTTCTtctaagaaaatattttaatttgactTTCATACTTGTTTGTTACTAACATAGATTACACattaaaaacaatttaaaagaGTGCATATATGTATtacaaataaaacaaaataggaGTCGCGAATTTTagaaaaatgtaaataaatggTTGATATAAGATTAATTGATGTTATTGCTGAGATGTTACCCCTTCCCCTTCccttttttatttgtgttttgaTTAATCTTAACTAGATCTACTTAAACTAATTATATCAACTAAACCCAgaataataaattctaattaaattatgtaattgGGAATTTAATTGGAGATTGTGAACATCCTAATTAATCTTTAGTAATCTGTAATTAGCTGCTACTGAACGGATAAGATGAGTTCCTAGTCCTACACCAACTAAAgaagaaaagtaaagatgaggcctacaaatttatagaaataaaatattatctaTACACAATATATATTTGCGGACATCTTTAATTCACAAATTCTTAGTTTATGGTTAATACGATGATGATTTAGGTGGTATCTAGTGCACCAGTTACTGAAGGAGATGAGATTATCTACCCACGATGAATATATAAGTGAGCAAAATGGAATTGAAAGCATATTGTCTAAATATAGATACAACGTGGAGCTGTCGTCTGTAATAATTTGGAATTGTAAATTGAGGAATTACACTAATAGACCATCCCCTGCGCCACATATCTTTACACCACACCTGTcgtctttatttatttttttaaataaaaacaattgtCTTTCTACATTCCAAAATCAGCGCAAACATACAAAATAAGGGCAAATTGGGAAGGGGAGTTTTGACCACCAACTTTATTCAAAACATTGCATCTCTGATTTATCCAAGATATTTTAAATTGTGTCGAATTTTCTACAAATACTTgcattatttaaaataattatctaGCTACGTGGCAAATTATAATCGTCAAGGCATGTTGAATACAGCAATGTTGCAGATACAGTATTATCCGATGCAATTAAATTGTTTTAAGGCACAGTTACAAAAGAAATGGTTGCAAGAATTGAGGATATAGGGTTATAATTCTAACCTGCAAAAGTTTGAGCCTATCACAAAGTTGAAATTAGTTACACAAATAAAGACTTCATTTACAAATTTCTCTAATAAGGTGTTAACAGGCTACGAGAATAATATTGTTATCTACGTCAACCAAACTTGTTACTATGCTCAAATTTAATTTCACATTTTATAGATGTTACATATGGCGAAATTGGTTTTAATAGAACTTCATATTGATATGTATGCGCGTGTACGTAGTAAAATGgagaattttaatttaaataattaatttattgcaACTTATACAAACTTAGCGTCAATAGAACCCTATTACGAATATGCAAGCTAGCTAGCTACTTCATTGATTTGTAGAGTttcttaaaaatattgaaaatacacaaacatacatataattttttttaatccgtatatatataataacttgGCTATAATTAAAACTTATAGCTAGCATCGATCATTCACATACGCGAACAATCCATAATAATTATTTCTAGAAATTAAAGTATTTATCTATCCATAAATATTAGTGCTCATATAATTGGGGAAAtcatatcatttttttattatgacATATAAACCACCAAACTAGATAAGCCTAGCTATCCTCgttttttccctttaaaaataattgtttCTCCCTACTTTTTGATATTATTGCTGAATCGGATAACACAACGAGCTAGGGCCGGGGTTGATTAATTCCTTAATTTGTTTCTATTTGAATCagataaaactaattaaaattatagaaattATTGCGAAGGTCGCAACCCTAAAATGACTAATGTACCCCTGACGTGCAGAAAATTATAATATCTCAATAAGAGTTGGTCGTCTCTATTAAAATTATCACTAGCTAGATCGCTTTTCACTTGccaattatataaaaataatttgatttgGCTAAGCTTAAAAACTTTGGGAACTTGTGTCCTATGTATAATATCCATGCATATAAATAGGTATTAAGAATTCAGTAGTGTCCATAATTATAAGATAGCTACAAACAATTTCTTTTGAGCTAGGTTTGCATATAAATTTTCCAGAGAGAGATCAATATCATGGCAGGTTTCTCTTGGCAATGGGCTTTCGCATTTGGACTACTTGGTAACACCTATACTATATATATCTACGTCTGTCTTTTCTTGCTATTTTATATAGATATTTTTGAGATTAAcgcttaattaatttaattaacatcaGTTCTTAACTAATTTACATTTGCATGTATATATTATGAATAAGAATAAAACCACACACACTAAGAAATTCATTCAGTGGATTACTTTGCTTCACTTTTCGTGAATGATCTGATGCGACTTAATTACTTAaactttttatttacttatatgaTTCTTGCAGGTAATATAGTGTCGTTCATGGTGTTTCTTTCTCCAATGTAAGTTTACTAAGCATACAACATTGATTACTATTTAATTGGTAATTAATGATAGAATTAATGGTTGAATTGCAGACCAACATTCTATGCAATCTACAAGAGGAAAACAAGCGAAGGTTATCAATCAATTCCATATGTGGTGGCACTGTTTAGCTCAATGCTTTGGATTTTCTACGCATTTCTCAAGTCCAACACCACTCTTCTCATTACCATTAACTCTTTTGGTTGTTTCATTGAGACCATTTACGTTTGCTTCTATCTCTTCTACGCTCCAAACAAGGCCAAGGTAATTAACCATGCAAtctctttattattttttaatttctccAATCAATTGGTAATTATTGGAATGCAGGTGCAAACCCTAAAGATGATTGTGCTTCTTATAATCTGCGGCTTCGGATTGATCGTAGTGTCGACTATGTTCCTCGTGCGACCGTCGCAACGTGCGATGGTGGTTGGTTGGATTTGCCTCGTCTTCTCCTTGTGTGTGTTCGTTGCCCCATTGTGCATTCTGGTTAGCATATcaaattggattaattaattatacataACTAGAACTTgatatattaattaatgttattgcAGAGAAGGGTGATACAAAGTGAGAGTGTTGAGTACATGCCATTTCTTCTATCACTATTCCTTACACTTAGCGCCGTCATGTGGTTTTTCTATGGCCTTCTAATCAAAGATTACAACGTTGCAGTAAGTTCATCCTATATAAAAGTATTTTGATTTtagtaaataaatttaaatatgattGTTGTATGTATAGGTTCCAAATGTGGTAGGCTTCAGTTTTGGCGTGCTTCAAATGGCACTCTATGTAAGGTACAAAAACTGCGGAGAAGTTGAGTATTAAGCAAAGGCTTCCAGAATCAGTATTAGCTCAAGTTGTAGTCTTAGAGGAACCAAAATTTACAGAACAAATTATCAGCATTGTCAAACATAATGAGGCATTAAATTCCGAGAAAGTTGGAGAGGCTTCTAAGGATTATGAGATGATCAATACAAATGTAGTCGACACATCTCAAGAGACAGGGTTTCAAGTTTGATGAATATACGTACAGAGCTGAGCTGCATGtaaatgtatgtatatatatgttgcTCCTAAAATAAATTTCTGTCattttccaattatatcctctatttttaaaaatgagtGGTTTTTAAAGTGAAAACATGGGTTGGAGaaattttttggaaaaaaaaaattaaaattgaagatacAAACTGTATATAACCTTATGGGTATATATTTTTGATCTACTATAATGGTCAAAACAATCATGCAGAAAATGCagttttaacgatcgaaaatttcggtcgttataaaactgaaaaaatgaTCGTTAACACAATTACGACCAATTTGATCGGTCATTATTTGCATGGTCGTtctgaaaattaaaaatcgaattttCGATCGTTATAACTATTGATTTGAgtcgtatttttttttcctattttttatatttaacgACAGAaaattagatcattaggaaaaaatattaatgtaaCAATCTAGTTTTTGCCCCACGAGTATTTCgatatttctaatgtattttggaCTCAATCACATACGTTTTGACGAACTTCGTAGTGGGCCACTCATCCTAGTAGTGCTTTAAGTCTAGTACGATTAACATTGAAGTTTCTTTCATGTAATCACCAATATAAAATATGCGTATAATTGATATAACTAGcactattaattcatttaaactctttTTTCAATATAATATCAATCATAACCTTAGAATCTGTCGAGAGGATATCTGCgacttgtggtgccgacgaAAGATTGACAACAAAAATAATGatcgattttaaaataatattcccttgtccacgaaagaactttctacttGCCTTTTTGAGACGTTCATAAAAGATTGAGTGAAATGAGATTATGATAGCAATTGTTATTTTATCAAGAAAGGATTGTGGTTTAaaagtggtgattttttttttttaaattacttcAGTAAATTATAGTGCTACGATTATTATGTTATAGATAAATTTAATGAgattattattgatataaaatttatagaaatttgattaatattaaatattcatCATTAATTTCTATCGacgttataattaattaaattcttgataatatatttattgtgTATTTTCATTACGGCGAATAACAAAATTATTATGTATTCTTGACAATAAATtcttgataatatatttattgtaTATTATTCCACCATTGTGAATAAAACTAGAAGAGAATACCTCTTAAACTAGTTTTGTGCTCTTGTGATGAAcgagaaatataaaataaaataatttttatatattaaattttaattatttattaataatatatgagTATAAAAAATTTTAGGTTGTATAATATTGAGTTGGAGCAACTATAGCTCATCCTTTGAAATAAGAATTATCATGAATGTTGTTGGAGTAGGATGATGAAGTTATTAAAACGATGTCTCTTATTGAATCTTCAAATATTTTAAGCAACATATCATCGAAAAGATCGATAGATGCATAATCATTATTATCTAACAATTCACTATGAAAATTCTTTCAACTCATCGGACTCATATTTTGAAGTCTTGTGTTCTTAATCAATCGTAACATTGTGACCCAATCCGACCCGACCATGTGTTCTTAAAAATAAAGTagtatgaaattatattaaatagGTATTGGGTGAGATCGGTCTTACTTAAGAGACTGGTCTGACCTTACCCGACACTCCATGTGGCAAGAGAGGAGTGGTCGAGGTCGTGAGCGCGAAGCTGACGGTGCACCGACGGGTAATTGGCAGAGCTAGCGGCATGAGCGCGGTGCAGGGGACGCGCCGGTGCGGCACAAGCACGGGACAGGGGTGCGTCGACTGGAAGGAGAGGCAACCCGAGGGCGGGGCTTGGGGCTCGCCGACGGGAAGGTAAGGCGGCACGGCTCCGGCGAAGGGCGCGATGGCCGTGTGAATGGTGGAGGTAGAGAACTTGTatttatttggtcaaataattattatcgtgagaaaaaataattattgatatgaagaaatataatgttttaaaatatgaataattcaaagtaattattatcgtaatgaaaaataataatcgaTATGAAAAAATGTCATATTTATAAAACGTCACTTTTTTACAATAATTGTtatttaaattgtatttttacTTATTTAGATCCGACCTGCACTCTGTCCCTGCCTGACCCACGCCCTGCTCTTATTCAGACTCTTCTCATGAATGAAATTGGGTGTACAAGAGTTTTTGCGGTATATATTGTTCAAGTCAATTTTCGGTTTAATGGTATTAAATAGCCTCTCTTTTAAGGCATGGTATATTGGTATTAAATGGCTTAATCCACAATATATGTGTGATCTAATAATCATTAATCATTATATTTAtgcatgatatttaatttgtacaTCCCTTCACTATAAATTGAAGTGTGGTAtccaatttcaaaaaattaaaaagcaaACCACACTAATCCAAATTTGCTTATTTCTctgaataaaattgaaaatataactTGAGCAGCATTTATCCCCACCTGGCCACCTCTACTCATCATCTTTCTTTACCAACTTCCTCATCTAAAACTGTACACAAAAATATGGCCATTTTAACCGTACTCCAATTTCCCTATGTTTTGTTTTATACACAAACCGAATTATGAAGACAAATACAGTTGATAAGCAGAAGTGATTCTTGGGAAAATGGTCACAGCTATGTCGAATTGCGGCCGAACCTGAAGTCCATGGAGCGAGCAACGGAGGACGGATAGAAGGCATTGATGAAGCGACGAGAAGGAGCGCTGTGAGGCTCTTCATTGCCGTTCTTCCTCCTCTGAAGCTGCACTCCTTATCTGCAATGACTTGGGATCAAAAATTGAGGAAGTGAAGGAATCATCAGCGAGTGACCCGACTGTGCCATCTTGATGTGGTGGTGGGAACTTCTCGCTCGTGCACTTGCTCTTCCCTTTCCCATCTGACATCACTCTCAGCCTCTGCACAACATAACCAAGCATCGTAACCAATGCATATACATATGTAATGTCTATCTATTCTAGACACGGCATTTCCCTTTTATTCTCAAGAATATATATGTAGTACTATTTCTATAGTGTGATGgtgaaattaattagattaagaAAGTGGTGACATACGTCTAGATTTGTTTGGAGTTCTGCATTGGCTTCTGGAGCTGGAACTGCACGGATGACCTTGTTGTGTACTCGAGTTCTTCTATGACCATCGGTGATGTGTGATTTTCTACCTATACCACGTTGCCTACATAGGTAGAGAAAACGATGTAACAACTTAGAAACATGGTAAAACTATTAGAGAATGAAGAAAGTAAGTCACCTTCTAGCTGCTTCATCTCTCAATTTTAGATCCATTTCCTTGCTAGGAGGAAATTTTGGTAAACTTGATGGTTCACAGGCACATGGTTCGGTTGTGAAAAACTGGCCAAAACAGCATATCAAAATTAGCCTAAAACTCTCCAGCAATGTAGCATGAGATTTTTCATTGGACACGTGAACTGAGAGCAAACGAAATTGAATGTCGCTTACCTTACTATTCAATGCTGCAGTAGCGGTACCTCGTGCATGAGGATCAATTGCAAGAAGAGTTTCTATCAGAGCAAGAGATGATGGTGGCAAATCCTTATACGTCTCCTTTATGCAACATTTATAAGGCTGCTGGGGTTTATAAAGAGTCGCATTGGGCAACCTGGATTTCTTCCAGAATTCTTCAGGAGGAGAACCACATAACTTGAATATCTTGTGTAGTTGCTCCACCTAAGGAGTGAAACAATCCATAACTCAGAGATTTATTATTAAACAAGTAGGACTAGTAACCAGCCAGAGTTCTCATAAAAGAACTACAAGTCTACAACttcagaaagaagaaaaaaggagatctatatctatctatatatgaGATATAGATAACCTAGCTAATAGAATTACCTCTGTTCGGCCCCGCAGTATTGGCTTTCCAGTGAGAAGCTCCGCCAGAACACAGCCGGCACTCCATAAATCGACACCAACACCATAGTAAGTGGCCCCTAGCAACAGTTCGGGAGGGCGATACCAGAGGGTGATGACACGGCTCGTCATTGGTTTCTTGCTATCAGGATTAAAAAAAGAAGCAAGACCAAAATCGGCTATTTTTAGTATTCCTTCATTGTCAATCAGCAAATTGGAGCACTTAATATCACGATGCAAGACACCATTGCTATGGCAATGCTCCAAACCGGAGATCAGCTGTTTCATATAGCATTTGACCTGCATGACGAAAAGTGATTGATGACTAACTACTATGATAATACAGGAGTACTACACGACTCTGTTCAATGCAAGAGAATAGAGCATGATGAAATCAGAGAATAACTAGCTATGATATCGAATTCAGAGTGGGATGTCTTACTCCAAAGGAAAACTACAAATAACTTGCTTAGAAGACAAATTTACAATTTACAACAAAGACATCCAAGCTTTCAAATTGAAGATACAAAAGAACAAGTACAAAACAACTCCTCAATAAGTACTGAAAGGTATTTGATGCATCCCCatcgccccccccccccccccccccccacggcatccaaaaaaaaaacaattaaaaaaattaaagagaagaagaaaaagaaagatcCTACCAAACAACAGTGAATAAGTAAGAAAAATCTGTGTACTTGTAGGTAGCAAAAATAAAGTAGTTAAACCTACTGTCTAATAACCAATTATCAGAAGCTCCGTCATTGATAACAAGGTGTTCAAAGATGAAGCTAATTCCACCATCAGTATCCAAAACGAACAAATAGAAGATATGTAGCTGTTGCTACAAAATCCCAACCAGACACTATATATCCACAAAACTTGCATAGTTGGAGGAAAGAACACACTATGAAAGAAGCATTAAGCCTGAATGAACATATCAATCAAGTAGATAAAAGTGCCCAAAAAAAACTTGTTTGTTTAATACTCCACTTACTTACCTGGGGCTCGGTGAAGTTGGCGGTTTGAAGAGCAGCAAGGCCAGCAAGATCATGCTCCATGTACTCAAACACGAGGTAGAGGCTGCTTGACATGCGCGAAATAACAAGACCTTCAAGCTTGATTACATTGGGATGATTTAGGCGTCGCAACACAAGTATCTCTCTTGCCATGAATCTCACAGTTTCAGGCTCAAAGTTATCAAACCTCACTTTCTTCAGCGCCACCACCTTCCCGGTTATCAAATCCCTAGCTTTATACACATTGCTATAAGTTCCTTGCCCAATCTGCGCCAACATTCCAAATTTAACACATTACTCTAGCACACACACTTTCTGCCATGCACAAACAGCATATCTACAAGACTAATAAGCAAGAAAAAGTAGCTCTATCCTTCCTTTCGAATGCTTAGAATGTTTGTACTCAACGCTTAGAAAAATAGTGCTCTTAACGCAGACGCATGATAAAGGTAGTGTACCTTTACAATCAACAAAGGGTGACTTCACATTTACAAACCTACGGACGATTACAAGACAAAGCAGTAACTCAGCAACAAACAAATTAACGCCGTGAGTTGACGGAGTTATTACCTTGTCAAGTTTCTCGAAGGTGTTCGCCCGCCGCGGTTTCCAGCCCTTGAtctcgtcgccggcgacggcaACCAGCCACGGCGGCCACGCTTCCGCTCCGACGGCGTCCACGCCTATTCTCAGCCTGAATTCCGGTACCGCCGCCGGAGCGGTCCGCTGGCTGTCAGGAGCCTCTGTGATCTTCAGGTCCTCCACGGAGTCCGGCCGTTTATTGTTTTCTCGCTTCCGGCGACCGCCCCACTGGCCGGTGGC includes these proteins:
- the LOC131020197 gene encoding uncharacterized protein LOC131020197 is translated as MALLMDPGSEPQTNDELIDLEAIAALKESAAIELKEQGNEYVKKGKKHYSDAIDCYTRAINQKALSDPENSILYSNRAHVNLLMGNYRRSLQDAEEAIKLCPTNVKALYRAVKASLSLNLLDEARSYCEKGLQQYPDNEELKKLAKQIDVKKSEHERREAELSKAVAAAKDIVTALEDRRIKLGKAMYQELTGIKKPVLDNNKILHWPVVLLYAEVMSSDIIEDFCETDMFSVHLDMMFSDGSPPLPWDTDNAYSRDALELYYEADSGVSFSKKEVLNYLLEGTAASHLEKNGGEETDIATRTSFASGNGSNWVKINERRTLHDILKNSDIIVPGIPVFFIVSKKSSFYRDFKSGNWSPPKIA
- the LOC131020198 gene encoding bidirectional sugar transporter SWEET13-like, coding for MAGFSWQWAFAFGLLGNIVSFMVFLSPIPTFYAIYKRKTSEGYQSIPYVVALFSSMLWIFYAFLKSNTTLLITINSFGCFIETIYVCFYLFYAPNKVQTLKMIVLLIICGFGLIVVSTMFLVRPSQRAMVVGWICLVFSLCVFVAPLCILRRVIQSESVEYMPFLLSLFLTLSAVMWFFYGLLIKDYNVAVPNVVGFSFGVLQMALYVRYKNCGEVEY